A window of Etheostoma spectabile isolate EspeVRDwgs_2016 chromosome 18, UIUC_Espe_1.0, whole genome shotgun sequence contains these coding sequences:
- the gja1b gene encoding gap junction alpha-1 protein: MGDWSALGRLLDKVQAYSTAGGKVWLSVLFIFRILVLGTAVESAWGDEQSAFKCNTQQPGCENVCYDKSFPISHVRFWVLQIIFVSTPTLLYLAHVFYLNRKEQKFNRKEEALKAVQNDGGDVDIPLKKIEMKKLKYGIEEHGKVKMKGALLRTYIVSIFFKSMFEVGFLVIQWYIYGFSLSAVYTCERSPCPHRVDCFLSRPTEKTVFIIFMLVVSLVSLLLNVIELFYVFFKRIKDRVKGKQPPILYPSAGTLSPTPKDLSTTKYAYYNGCSSPTAPLSPMSPPGYKLATGERGTGSCRNYNKQANEQNWANYSTEQNRLGQNGAGSTISNSHAQAFDFPDDTQEHKKLSSTAGHEMQPLALMDARPCSRASSRMSSRARPDDLDV; encoded by the coding sequence ATGGGGGACTGGAGTGCTCTGGGCCGTCTGCTGGACAAGGTCCAGGCCTACTCTACTGCCGGAGGGAAGGTCTGGCTGTCAGTCCTCTTCATCTTCAGGATTCTGGTCCTGGGCACTGCAGTGGAATCTGCCTGGGGAGACGAGCAGTCTGCATTCAAATGTAACACACAGCAGCCTGGTTGTGAGAACGTCTGCTATGACAAATCTTTCCCCATCTCCCATGTCCGCTTCTGGGTCCTCCAGAtcatttttgtgtcaacaccCACGCTTCTCTACCTGGCTCATGTGTTCTACCTGAACAGGAAGGAACAGAAATTCAACAGGAAAGAGGAGGCGCTTAAAGCCGTGCAAAACGACGGCGGCGATGTCGACATCCCGCTGAAGAAAATTGAGATGAAAAAGCTAAAGTATGGCATTGAGGAGCATGGCAAAGTGAAGATGAAAGGGGCCCTGCTCAGAACCTATATAGTCAGCATTTTCTTCAAGTCAATGTTCGAGGTGGGCTTCTTGGTCATCCAGTGGTACATTTACGGCTTCAGCCTTTCTGCAGTCTACACCTGTGAGAGGTCCCCATGCCCCCACAGAGTGGACTGTTTCCTGTCCCGTCCCACAGAGAAGACggtcttcatcatcttcatgcTGGTGGTCTCGCTGGTGTCCCTGCTGCTCAACGTCATCGAGCTTTTCTATGTGTTTTTTAAGAGGATCAAAGATCGTGTGAAGGGCAAACAGCCGCCCATCCTCTACCCTAGTGCAGGCACATTGAGCCCCACCCCTAAAGACCTGTCCACAACCAAGTATGCCTACTATAATGGCTGCTCCTCCCCGACTGCCCCACTCTCACCCATGTCCCCCCCAGGCTACAAACTGGCCACAGGGGAGCGTGGAACCGGCTCATGCCGCAATTACAATAAGCAGGCCAATGAGCAGAACTGGGCCAACTACTCCACAGAGCAAAACCGGCTCGGCCAGAATGGTGCAGGAAGCACTATTTCAAACTCCCATGCACAGGCCTTTGACTTCCCAGATGACACCCAAGAGCATAAGAAACTTTCCTCAACAGCGGGACATGAGATGCAGCCACTGGCGCTGATGGACGCCAGGCCGTGTAGCCGGGCCAGTAGCCGGATGAGCAGCCGAGCCAGGCCAGACGACCTGGACGTGTAA